The Mauremys reevesii isolate NIE-2019 linkage group 1, ASM1616193v1, whole genome shotgun sequence genome has a segment encoding these proteins:
- the LOC120398018 gene encoding T-cell receptor-associated transmembrane adapter 1 isoform X1 has protein sequence MVWCAQDGSWRHEEMEFTCHYSIWGLLAFMTMALIVSLVINISYCIANKQKGYTYRDYQEYNASYDDDYTEECPVYGNLNQEILDECCYEQMKAQPRRHTKEVKVEVESQMCYASLDHSIKEKHRKPRKKKAPSLEVNEEEMPSKNSTLVSQTSIYLNSDQLAAENNPTEEAIHDDPIRLFGLIHAT, from the exons AAATGGAGTTTACATGCCACTATTCAATCTGGGGACTTCTAGCCTTTATGACTATGGCTCTGATTGTTTCATTGGTCATAAATATTTCATACTGCATAGCAAACAAGCAAAAAG gtTACACATACAGAGACTATCAAGAATATAATGCAAG CTATGATGATGATTATACTGAAGAATGCCCAGTTTATGGCAACCTCAATCAAGAGATTTTAG ATGAATGTTGCTATGAACAAATGAAAGCCCAGCCTCGGAGACACACTAAAGAAGTAAAG GTGGAAGTTGAAAGTCAGATGTGCTATGCCTCCCTTGATCACAGCATCAAGGAAAAACACAGGAAGCCTAGGAAAAAGAAAGCTCCTTCGTTAGAAGTGAATGAAGAAGAGATGCCATCTAAAAACAGCACCCTGGTTTCCCAAACTAGCATTTATCTCAACAGTGACCAGCTGGCTGCTGAAAATAATCCAACAGAGGAAGCCATTCATGATGACCCTATCAGACTGTTTGGCTTGATTCATGCAACATAG
- the LOC120398018 gene encoding T-cell receptor-associated transmembrane adapter 1 isoform X2, whose translation MEFTCHYSIWGLLAFMTMALIVSLVINISYCIANKQKGYTYRDYQEYNASYDDDYTEECPVYGNLNQEILDECCYEQMKAQPRRHTKEVKVEVESQMCYASLDHSIKEKHRKPRKKKAPSLEVNEEEMPSKNSTLVSQTSIYLNSDQLAAENNPTEEAIHDDPIRLFGLIHAT comes from the exons ATGGAGTTTACATGCCACTATTCAATCTGGGGACTTCTAGCCTTTATGACTATGGCTCTGATTGTTTCATTGGTCATAAATATTTCATACTGCATAGCAAACAAGCAAAAAG gtTACACATACAGAGACTATCAAGAATATAATGCAAG CTATGATGATGATTATACTGAAGAATGCCCAGTTTATGGCAACCTCAATCAAGAGATTTTAG ATGAATGTTGCTATGAACAAATGAAAGCCCAGCCTCGGAGACACACTAAAGAAGTAAAG GTGGAAGTTGAAAGTCAGATGTGCTATGCCTCCCTTGATCACAGCATCAAGGAAAAACACAGGAAGCCTAGGAAAAAGAAAGCTCCTTCGTTAGAAGTGAATGAAGAAGAGATGCCATCTAAAAACAGCACCCTGGTTTCCCAAACTAGCATTTATCTCAACAGTGACCAGCTGGCTGCTGAAAATAATCCAACAGAGGAAGCCATTCATGATGACCCTATCAGACTGTTTGGCTTGATTCATGCAACATAG